One window of the Sparus aurata chromosome 17, fSpaAur1.1, whole genome shotgun sequence genome contains the following:
- the dscc1 gene encoding sister chromatid cohesion protein DCC1, whose amino-acid sequence MRTLEEVQATLEIAKLKEEDLQKTIHCLSFGENVSSADYCLMELDDTLVKHIEAGQSLVIRGDKDERAVLCSGDKTYDLKIADTSNMLLFLPGCRTPDQLTNSQESSHVVHTQIWGFCNSYWELRKQRPKLKKLKKLLMENPYEGPSLGGKEENTENRYTMQDLLERIQASEEELKAHLETIHACQIDGYMRVLDFDYEMKLLGHVTQLVDSESWSFDKVPLKTSLEELGPLEPKEMIEHCLNCYGRRYTENDEVFYALHEDRVCQGVALLLLQNAVKFNLREFQEVWQQSVPDGMSTRLEQLKSVALLDRTSRPETICLLRVEDLPEDTLERFNHLFTLREKWTEDDITPYIQDLCGEKQTTGALLTKYARSSMQNGIKVFNSRRPVAT is encoded by the exons ATGAGAACTTTAGAGGAGGTTCAGGCCACTCTGGAGATCGCCAAGCTGAAGGAGGAGGATCTGCAGAAAACAATTCACTGCCTATCCTTCGGAGAAAATGTTTCATCTGCAGACTACTGCCTGATGGAGCTGGACGACACACTGGTCAAACACATCGAAGCTGGCCAAAG tctggTGATTCGAGGGGACAAAGATGAACGTGCAGTCCTCTGCAGTGGTGACAAGACCTATGATCTAAAGATAGCCGACACATCcaacatgctgctgtttttgccAGGATGCAGAACGCCAGACCAGCTAACTAACAGCCAGGAAAGCTCTCATGTGGTGCACACTCAG ATCTGGGGATTTTGTAACAGCTACTGGGAACTGAGGAAGCAGCGTCCGAAACTGAAGAAACTGAAGAAGCTCTTAATGGAAAATCCTTATGAAGGACCTTCTttaggaggaaaggaggagaataCAGAAAACAGG TACACAATGCAGGATCTGTTGGAGAGGATTCAGGCCAGTGAAGAGGAACTGAAGGCCCACTTGGAGACCATCCATGCCTGTCAGATAGATG GATACATGCGTGTGCTGGACTTTGACTACGAGATGAAGCTGCTCGGTCACGTGACTCAGCTGGTGGATTCTGAGTCATGGTCCTTCGACAAGGTTCCCCTCAAAACTAGTCTGGAAGAGTTAGGTCCACTGGAACCCAA AGAGATGATCGAGCACTGTTTGAACTGCTATGGGAGACGCTATACTGAAAACG ATGAAGTTTTTTATGCGCTACATGAGGATAGAGTGTGTCAAGGAGTGGCGCTGCTGCTACTGCAGAACGCTGTCAAGTTCAACCTGAGGGAGTTCCAGGAAGTCTGGCAGCAGAGCGTCCCAGACGGCATGAGCACAAGACTGGAGCAGCTAAAG AGTGTCGCCCTGTTGGACCGCACCTCCCGTCCAGAGACCATCTGCCTGCTGCGCGTGGAGGATCTCCCAGAGGACACGCTCGAGCGCTTCAACCACCTCTTCACGCTCAGAGAGAAATGGACAGAAGATGACATCACGCCATACATACA GGACCTGTGTGGAGAGAAACAGACCACTGGAGCCCTCCTGACCAAATATGCTCGATCCTCAATGCAAAATGGCATCAAGGTCTTCAACTCCAGAAGGCCTGTGGCTACATGA
- the mrpl13 gene encoding large ribosomal subunit protein uL13m — translation MSSFSRSAQQWATFARSWFVIDARMQPPGKIATMCSVRLQGKHKPIYHAMSDCGDHVVVINTKQIAFSGNKWEQKVYSSHSGYPGGFKQVTAAQLHHKDPKAIVKLAVYGMLPRNLHRRTMMQRLHIFADDELPEDIQANLTEELPQPREIPRKLSEYTQEEIDAFPRLWTPPEDYKMK, via the exons atgtcaagtttctccaGATCTGCCCAG CAATGGGCGACCTTTGCTCGCTCCTGGTTCGTGATCGATGCCAGAATGCAGCCTCCTGGGAAGATCGCGACCATGTGTTCCGTTAGGTTACAGGGGAAACACAAGCCTATCTATCATGCAATGA GTGACTGTGGGGACCATGTGGTAGTTATAAACACCAAACAAATAGCTTTCTCTGGAAACAAATGGGAGCAGAAGGTCTACTCATCACACTCGGG GTATCCAGGTGGATTCAAACAAGTCACAGCGGCCCAGCTGCACCACAAAGACCCAAAGGCT ATCGTGAAGTTGGCGGTTTACGGCATGCTGCCAAGGAATCTGCACCGACGCACCATGATGCAGCGATTACACATCTTTGCTGATGAC GAGCTGCCAGAAGACATCCAAGCCAACCTGACGGAGGAGCTGCCTCAGCCCAGAGAAATCCCCAGGAAGCTCAGCGAGTACACGCAGGAGGAGATCGACGCCTTCCCCAGGCTGTGGACACC